The window CGATCCCGACGCCCCCGTGGAGCAGGGGCTCGCCCGCGCCGCCACGGTGCTCGGCGTATCGATCGCGGCGGGAGCGCTCGGCGGCGGACTGCTCGTGGCGTGGGCGCCGCTTCCCGGCAGCTCCGCACTCGTGCTGCCGTTCCTCGTGAGTCTCGCGCTGTCCGCCGTGAGCGTCGTCGTCACGGCGGTCCTCGTCGTCGAGCCGGCACGCCCCCGCCGTCGTGTGCGCGGCGCGTCCTCCGGCACGTCGGGACTGCTCGGGGCGCTGCGCCTGGTCCGCCGATCCCCCGTCCTGCGGGCGCTGCTGGCGGTGGAGGTCTTCTGGGCCGTCGCGATGGTCGCGTTCGAGACCCTCACACCGGTGCGGCTGGCGGAACTCGCCGGCGGCGAGGATGCTGCGGGCGCGCTGTTCGGGCCCGCATCCGCCGCCGCCTGGGGACTCTTCGCTCTCGGCTCGCTCCTGGCGGGGCGTGCGGCCAGGCGATGGGGCGTGGCGGTCACCGCGGCGCTCGCCCGCATCCTGAACGGCGCGTTCGTGGTGGTCATGGGCGTCGTCGCGGGGCCCGTGGGCCTGCTCGCCGCGTACGGCGCCGCGTACCTGTCGCACGGAGCCGCCAGCCCCATGCACAACACGCTGCTGCACCGCCAGGCCGACGCGGGCACGCGGGCGAGCGTGCTCTCCGCCAACGCGATGGTCTCCGGCGGCGTCTACAGCGCGGGCCTGCTCGCCCTGACCGTGCTGGCCGAGCACACCGGTACGGGCATCGCCTTCGCGGTCGCAGGCGCCTTCAGCGTGTTCGGTGCGCTCTGCTATCTGCCGGCCTGGCGGGCCGAGCGCGCGGCCGGCCGAACGTGAGAGCCATGGACTCTGCGTCCACAGATCGACCCCGGCGCGGCCCGGGCACGCGGCCATTCCGTAACGTAAGGCTGTGATGCCCGACGCCGTCGCCCCCGTCCGCGCGTTGCGCACCGTCCCCTTCCTCGCCGCCGTCAACCTCGCCGCTCTCGGAGCGTTGACCGCTCCGGCGGTCGTGGGACTCCCGGTGCGGGTGGCGGCGCTGGTGCCGGCCGCCGATCGCGCGGGCACGCTCGCCGTGGTCATCGCCGCCGGCGCCCTCGCCGCGATCGTGGCCAACCCGCTCGTCGGGTTCCTCTCGGACCGCACACGAGTCGGGTGGGGCAGACGACGCCCCTGGATGCTGGCCGGAGCGGTCACCGGGCCGCTGGCGACCTGGTGGCTGCTGGGCGCGGGCGACCTGTTCACCCTCGTGCTCGCGTGGATCGGGATGCAGGTCTGCTACAACGCGGTGCTGGCCACGGCGGCCGCCCAGCTCGCCGACACGGTCGAGGAGAGATGGCGAGCGGGGGCCTCCGGGATCTTCGCGGCGGCCGCCTTCCTCGGCACGGTCCCCCCTCTCGTGATCGCAGCGACCCTCCCCAGCCAGCTGGCGCTCGCCTCGGCGATCATGCCCGCCGCTGCGGTGATCGCGGTCGTCCTGTGCGTCCTGTTCGTCCCGGATACCGCCGTCGCGACCGTCGGTCCCCCCTCCCGCCCCTCGTGTCGTCCTCGCTTCACCCTCGCCCCCGGCTTCGCCGTCGTATGGGTGCAGCGGCTCCTCCTGCAATCGGCGTTCTCACTGACCACCGCCTTCACCCTGTACTTCGTCATGGACCGCATGCTGCGCGATCAGGCGTCGGCCACGAGCATCACCTCTCTGTCCACCGTGCTCGGCGGCGGCGCCATCGTCGTCGCCGCCGTCACGATGGGACTGCTCGCCGGTCGCCGCGGCGACTACCGGCCGTTCCTCGCGGCCTCCATCGTCGGTCTCATGGCGGCCTCTCTGCTGCGCGCCTTCGCCGCGGAGCCGATCCAGCTGTGGACGAGTGCGCTCGTGGGCGGCCTCGCCATGGGCACCTTCTTCGCCGTCGACTTCGCCCTCGCGCTGCGCACGATCCCCGCCGAACGCACGGGCGCCTACCTCGGGATCCTCAACGCGACCGAGACCATCCCCCAGGTCGTCGGCCCGCTGGCGGCTGCGGCGCTTCTCGCCACGGGCGGCGATGCACTCGGCGGGCGCGGCGGCAACTACGTCGCCCTGTACGTGACCGCGGCGGCGGTGGCGCTCCTCGCGCTGGTGCTGCTGCGCCTCGTCGCTTCGTACGCGCGCCGCCCCGTCAGTGCTCCGACCCCGGCAGATCCAGCGCCGCGAGCGCACGAAGGGCGTCGACACGCGAGCTGACACCGAGTTTGCGGTAGAGACTGCGCAGCTGGGATTTCACGGTGTTCGGCGAGACGACCAACGCCGCCGCGATCTCGGCGACCGTTTCGCTGCGGGTCAGCTCGTCGGCCACCGCGATCTCGCGAGGCGTCAGCTGCACACGACGACGAGTAGCCGGGATCATGCCGATCCGCCCGGCACGCGCGATCAGCTCCTGCACATCGGGATCGACCGCGATCTCTGCGATGGCCTCGAGCGCGTTGGCCGGCACCATCGCCAGCGGCACCAGCAGGGCGCGCTGTTCGAGCACCACCGCGAGACGATCCAGCATCCGCCGGGCTCCGTCCGGGTCGGTGCCCCC is drawn from Microbacterium binotii and contains these coding sequences:
- a CDS encoding MFS transporter, which gives rise to MIDAAGAQRRLLWLTALRWLPVGVTFGLTALLPLERGLSLVEVGAILSLQGIVALVLELPTGGLADTLGRRPVLLIAALIGLASTVLFVLAQDVAAFAIAMLLQGVFRTLDSGPLEAWYVDAAHTADPDAPVEQGLARAATVLGVSIAAGALGGGLLVAWAPLPGSSALVLPFLVSLALSAVSVVVTAVLVVEPARPRRRVRGASSGTSGLLGALRLVRRSPVLRALLAVEVFWAVAMVAFETLTPVRLAELAGGEDAAGALFGPASAAAWGLFALGSLLAGRAARRWGVAVTAALARILNGAFVVVMGVVAGPVGLLAAYGAAYLSHGAASPMHNTLLHRQADAGTRASVLSANAMVSGGVYSAGLLALTVLAEHTGTGIAFAVAGAFSVFGALCYLPAWRAERAAGRT
- a CDS encoding MFS transporter, whose product is MPDAVAPVRALRTVPFLAAVNLAALGALTAPAVVGLPVRVAALVPAADRAGTLAVVIAAGALAAIVANPLVGFLSDRTRVGWGRRRPWMLAGAVTGPLATWWLLGAGDLFTLVLAWIGMQVCYNAVLATAAAQLADTVEERWRAGASGIFAAAAFLGTVPPLVIAATLPSQLALASAIMPAAAVIAVVLCVLFVPDTAVATVGPPSRPSCRPRFTLAPGFAVVWVQRLLLQSAFSLTTAFTLYFVMDRMLRDQASATSITSLSTVLGGGAIVVAAVTMGLLAGRRGDYRPFLAASIVGLMAASLLRAFAAEPIQLWTSALVGGLAMGTFFAVDFALALRTIPAERTGAYLGILNATETIPQVVGPLAAAALLATGGDALGGRGGNYVALYVTAAAVALLALVLLRLVASYARRPVSAPTPADPAPRAHEGRRHAS